One part of the Glycine soja cultivar W05 chromosome 11, ASM419377v2, whole genome shotgun sequence genome encodes these proteins:
- the LOC114373623 gene encoding RHOMBOID-like protein 13: MGKPLFYEILEKPATSCIIGICSMIWFYIQKKNIGYSHVGLSYETALEGHHWRIITSAFSHISVIHLVFNMSALWSLGVVEQLGHLGLGVEYYLQYTLVLVVLSGVLVLAMYHLLIERFKLEYFRRVTAVGYSCVVFGWMTILSVKQPSSKLDLFGFLSLPISFAPFESLIFTSIIVPQASFLGHLSGIVVGYAIAWGLIHGMSNYWALSLLGWIALVFVLSLKRSGAVDLNFLEIESVTDPSLPSVRFLASNSGRTLQMSALPNGNVEIV, translated from the coding sequence ACATACAGAAGAAAAATATTGGGTATTCACATGTGGGTCTCAGTTATGAGACTGCTCTAGAAGGGCATCATTGGAGGATAATTACTTCTGCTTTTTCTCATATTAGTGTTATTCATCTTGTTTTTAATATGAGTGCACTTTGGAGTCTTGGGGTGGTAGAGCAGCTTGGTCACTTGGGTCTTGGTGTTGAGTACTACTTGCAATACACACTTGTGTTGGTTGTTCTATCAGGAGTGCTGGTTCTCGCAATGTATCATTTGTTGATTGAAAGGTTCAAGCTTGAGTATTTTCGCCGAGTGACGGCTGTTGGGTATTCCTGTGTTGTTTTTGGGTGGATGACAATTCTTTCTGTGAAGCAACCATCTTCCAAGTTGGATCTCTTTGGGTTTCTTTCTCTTCCTATCAGTTTTGCACCGTTTGAATCACTTATCTTCACTTCGATCATTGTTCCTCAGGCGAGTTTTCTTGGCCATTTATCGGGGATTGTTGTTGGATATGCTATAGCATGGGGTTTGATTCATGGGATGAGCAATTACTGGGCACTTTCCTTGTTGGGATGGATTGCACTTGTCTTTGTTTTGAGTTTGAAGAGATCTGGCGCGGTTGACCTAAACTTTCTTGAGATTGAATCTGTTACGGATCCTTCCTTACCCTCTGTGCGGTTTTTGGCATCAAACAGTGGCAGAACACTGCAGATGAGTGCATTGCCAAATGGAAATGTTGAAATTGTCTAA